The Gloeobacter violaceus PCC 7421 DNA window CCGCTTCAAGATCCCGACGGCATCGCGCTTCTGCAACTCGCCATAATCGACCCGGCCGTCACCATTGGCATCTACGAATTGCCGCCACCGGTCGTAGGCTTCGCGATCGGCGCTTTTGAGGCGATTCGCAAAAGCCACAGATGCAAAGTCGCGGTGGTAGGTGTGCTCCAAGATGACGCGCACGGCCACCCCGCGCCGATCGCATTCGCCGATCGCCAGGGCAATTCCCGGTAGATTCAACTCGTGAATGGCGATATCGACGCTGGTGCGGGCGCGGCCGAGTTCTTCGACGATACGCCGCTCCAGGTCGTCGCCGGGACGCTCCAGACCCCGATAATCGACGTAGCGCCCGGAGCGCGCCTGGTTGAAGTAGACCCGGATCAGCGGGTGCTGCGGCAAAGCCGATGCCGGGGAGTCGGTCGAACCGGCCGGACCAAGGGACGGCTGGGGCTGCCAGTGCACCCAAAGCGAGACGATGAGCAGTCCCCCGGCGATACACCAGAGGAGCATTCGAAAATTTTTCACCCGATCACCACAGCCTGCAAACACAACCGCCCGTCAGTCTGAATCAACCGGCGAAGCTGCCGTCTTTGGATGCTGGAAACTGGGCTGACATCGGCGCCGGACGTGCGGTCGGGCTTACCTGAGATCCGGTTCTAAAGTGAAAGCGGAGGATTGGCGCGATCGACCGATGGCCGAGTATTTTCTGAACCTGGTGGATTTTGCCGCCTACTTGCGCGCAGGCGGTGTGGGGGCAATGCCTACCGACACAGTGCCGGGTCTGGTCTGCCTGCCCGAGTACGCCGAGCAAATCTACGCCCTCAAAGGTCGCGACGAGCATAAGCCGCTCATTTTGCTGGGGGCGGCGGCGGCGGATCTGGCTTTCTACACCGCACAATGGCGCTCGGAGTGGACAGAGCTGGCCGAGCGGGGTTGGCCTGGAGCATTGACGCTGGTGCTGCCCGTGGGCGGCCGGGTGCCTGCCGCTGTCCACCGGGGGGGCGGGACTGTCGGCGTGCGCATCCCGAACCATCCCGACGCCCACGCACTGCTCGCAAAAACCGGTCCCCTCGCTTCCACCAGTGCCAACCGCTCGGGCCAACCGGTGCTCATCGAGCCGCAAG harbors:
- a CDS encoding L-threonylcarbamoyladenylate synthase — its product is MAEYFLNLVDFAAYLRAGGVGAMPTDTVPGLVCLPEYAEQIYALKGRDEHKPLILLGAAAADLAFYTAQWRSEWTELAERGWPGALTLVLPVGGRVPAAVHRGGGTVGVRIPNHPDAHALLAKTGPLASTSANRSGQPVLIEPQAIRRTFAGVALLAGTYRGSGTASTVVRWEDDGWQVLRQGDFKL